Proteins encoded in a region of the Quercus lobata isolate SW786 chromosome 8, ValleyOak3.0 Primary Assembly, whole genome shotgun sequence genome:
- the LOC115958536 gene encoding cation/H(+) antiporter 2-like, whose amino-acid sequence MDATHRIACQENLFNPLTSMGMQVSGILVISHFFHLLLKGLGQPGPIAQIFAGLVLGPTGLSNIPLVNRFFYQSTGADFYEIFGLFCRIIFMFLIGLETDIPYVRRNNVVVVTAIAFGGAIIGMIFGLATSAFLHHELEVQGQKTMFVAIIVLLLAYTASPVVIRLAAELKFDTSDIGRLAIISSLIIEMTCLAIFNLVLAIHANKVYKYGIYCVLLDVVIIFINKYLADWFNKRDNNQKYLKNTELFVILSLVIGSAMYVEWASFNSIVSCFAIGLMFPKRGKAARTLIHKLNFSVHNFILPIYFGYIGFQFNGRFLNSWNNVLIVVIMVLLSIGCKISGTLIVCRYLKIPLNKGVLLGFIMNLKGHADLLFIGSSSKILMTWSPRSYNLLLISIVINTIISGPVVALLMRKQENLLGNIHTELEIHDPDKEELRMLACVYGPRPLSAILSLVSALSGSQKAPITPYLMQLIELLPKRRTNVSYHELEADELSDDEDYGGNDALEINEAVDNFTSETKILVRVTKAVSSIATLYEDVCNSAEDLRVSIILLPFHKHQRIDGKMDIGKEGIRTTNQKVLRHAPCSVGIIVSRGIDGVPGFLQLLGSDTVQHMATLFFGGPDDREAIAWSRRIAAHPRVNLTVIRFLPASSSSNVRNSQIDDSSDEDDGMFVKLSRLEKGNDVNEIDNAFLSEFYNRYVTSGQVGYVEKYVNNAAQTAAALKDIGDMYSLFIVGKGGRGNSPLTTGICDWEECPELGTIGDFLASSDFNINGSVLVVQQHRHAKKDALDD is encoded by the exons ATGGACGCTACCCACCGCATAGCTTGTcaagaaaatttgttcaatcCTCTCACCTCAATGGGCATGCAAGTGTCTGGCATTCTTGTCATCTCACACTTCTTCCACCTATTGCTCAAGGGCTTGGGTCAACCTGGACCCATTGCtcaaattttt GCTGGATTGGTGCTCGGTCCTACAGGGTTGTCAAATATTCCTCTAGTGAACAGGTTCTTTTATCAGAGCACTGGTGCAGATTTCTATGAAATTTTTGGTCTCTTTTGCCGTATCATATTCATGTTCCTAATTGGGTTGGAGACTGACATTCCTTATGTAAGGCGCAATAACGTAGTTGTGGTGACAGCCATTGCATTCGGTGGTGCCATAATAGGCATGATCTTTGGCCTAGCAACCTCTGCCTTTTTACACCATGAGTTAGAAGTCCAAGGCCAAAAGACAATGTTCGTGGCAATCATCGTTTTACTCTTAGCATACACAGCTTCTCCGGTTGTGATTCGTTTGGCTGCAGAGTTAAAGTTTGATACCTCTGACATTGGGCGATTGGCAATAATTTCTTCACTCATAATTGAAATGACATGCTTGGCGATTTTTAATCTCGTTCTTGCTATCCATGCAAATAAGGTGTACAAATATGGTATCTATTGTGTGCTACTTGATGTGGTTATCATTTTTATAAACAAGTACTTAGCTGATTGGTTCAATAAACGGGACAATAACCAGAAGTACTTGAAGAATACCGAGCTCTTCGTTATCTTATCACTTGTTATAGGTAGCGCGATGTATGTGGAATGGGCGAGTTTTAACAGCATAGTCAGTTGTTTTGCCATTGGCCTAATGTTCCCTAAGCGGGGTAAAGCGGCAAGGACACTGATACACAAACTCAACTTTTCAGTTCACAACTTCATTCTTCCCATTTACTTTGGCTACATTGGGTTCCAATTTAATGGAAGATTTTTGAATAGTTGGAACAATGTACTTATTGTTGTCATTATGGTTTTGTTGAGCATTGGCTGCAAGATTAGTGGCACTCTTATTGTTTGCCGTTATCTAAAGATTCCACTGAATAAGGGGGTGCTTCTCGGTTTCATAATGAACCTAAAAGGCCATGCTGATCTTCTGTTCATAGGGTCCTCCTCAAAGATACTTATG ACGTGGAGTCCAAGATCTTACAATTTGTTGCTCATATCAATCGTGATTAACACAATAATATCAGGGCCGGTGGTGGCTTTGCTAATGAGAAAACAAGAAAACTTATTGGGAAATATTCATACAGAACTTGAAATACATGATCCAGATAAAGAAGAGCTTAGGATGCTAGCTTGTGTATATGGACCTCGTCCCCTATCAGCCATACTTTCACTTGTATCAGCATTAAGCGGGTCTCAGAAAGCACCTATCACCCCTTATTTGATGCAGCTAATAGAGCTACTCCCAAAGCGTAGGACCAATGTATCCTATCATGAACTAGAAGCTGATGAACTTAGCGACGATGAAGACTATGGTGGAAATGATGCACTAGAAATCAATGAAGCCGTGGACAACTTTACTtctgaaacaaaaattttggtccgCGTAACTAAAGCAGTGTCATCCATTGCAACTTTGTACGAGGATGTGTGTAATAGTGCTGAGGACTTAAGGGTATCAATTATTCTTCTCCCTTTTCATAAGCACCAAAGAATTGATGGAAAAATGGATATTGGGAAGGAAGGGATTAGGACTACAAACCAAAAGGTTCTTCGCCATGCTCCATGCTCAGTTGGTATTATTGTGAGTCGAGGCATTGATGGTGTCCCCGGGTTCTTACAACTACTTGGCTCTGACACTGTGCAACATATGGCAACTCTTTTCTTTGGTGGTCCAGATGATCGTGAAGCTATTGCTTGGAGTAGACGCATTGCTGCTCATCCCCGCGTAAATTTGACTGTCATAAGGTTCCTAccagcatcatcatcatcaaatgTACGCAATTCCCAGATTGATGATTCATCAGATGAAGATGATGGAATGTTTGTGAAACTATCAAGACTAGAGAAGGGGAATGACGTAAATGAAATTGACAATGCCTTCTTGTCCGAGTTCTATAATAG GTATGTGACATCGGGTCAAGTTGGATATGTGGAGAAGTATGTGAACAATGCGGCACAGACAGCGGCAGCTCTAAAAGACATTGGAGATATGTATTCATTATTCATAGTTG
- the LOC115955161 gene encoding pectinesterase inhibitor 9-like, producing MAQLSLYLLVIMVSLFCNSSLAEPAFARHSQSNGYIKDSCRITRYPSLCLQCLSSYGNSTTIQSPEQLAQVALSVSLYRAQYTRAYMLKVAKELESSKAKGYYQTVKDCLAEINDSVDQLSQSIRELRRLGQETVANDIFWHISNVETWVSAALTDASTCLDEFPGHNMGKLKATIKGKVLNVAQVTSNALALFHRYAAAKYRAANRKP from the coding sequence ATGGCACAACTTAGCCTTTACTTGCTAGTCATCATGGTCTCTCTCTTTTGCAATTCAAGCTTAGCTGAACCAGCCTTTGCTAGACATTCTCAATCAAATGGCTACATCAAGGACTCATGTCGTATCACCCGCTATCCATCTCTGTGTCTCCAATGCCTCTCTAGCTATGGCAACAGTACTACCATCCAAAGCCCGGAACAACTTGCTCAAGTCGCCTTGTCTGTAAGCCTATACCGAGCACAATACACAAGAGCATACATGCTTAAAGTTGCTAAGGAACTTGAGTCAAGCAAGGCCAAGGGGTACTACCAAACTGTGAAAGATTGCTTGGCAGAAATCAATGATAGTGTAGACCAACTTAGCCAATCGATTAGGGAGCTACGTCGTTTGGGGCAAGAAACTGTGGCAAATGACATCTTTTGGCACATAAGTAACGTTGAGACATGGGTTAGTGCTGCCCTTACTGATGCAAGTACCTGTTTGGATGAGTTTCCGGGGCATAACATGGGAAAATTGAAGGCTACGATTAAGGGAAAGGTGTTGAATGTAGCACAAGTCACAAGCAATGCATTAGCTTTGTTTCACAGATATGCTGCTGCAAAGTATAGAGCAGCTAATAGGAAGCCATAA